Genomic segment of Acidobacteriota bacterium:
GAGCAGGGGAATCGAGCGAAGCACCGAGATGTTCGTCACGTTGCCGGACGGGTCGATGATGGCCTCGAGGATCACCACTCCCGAAACCCGGGCCTGCTTGGCGATTTCCGGATAGATGGGCTGCACGTAGACCGTGCGGGTCGGCTCCCGGATCTCTCCTCCGACGCGGACCGGAGCGGCCTTGGGCGGCGGGGGCGGGGGGCCCGAGGGCAGACCGCCGACGATGCCGCCGATGATCCCGCCGGGGACTCCACCCTCGACGCCACCGGGCACTCCAAAGTCCACCCCGGCGTCACCGAGGTCGTCCGGAATGTCCACCGGCGCCACGAACTGCGGAGTCGTGTTGAGGACCGGCTTCGGAGCGGCCCGGCGCCGTGCCTTCGGTGGTGGCGGCGGCGGCGGCGGCGGGGGCGGCGGGGGCGCCGCAGCCATGAAGGTCATGATGCCTTCCGGAGTCGGGAGGTTGACGGCGAGGATGGGAATGACGATGAACGCCACCACAGCGCCGCCCTGGAGCAGAAACGAGAAGGCGAAACTGCCGAGGGAACGCCCGAGGTTCTGGTCGC
This window contains:
- a CDS encoding energy transducer TonB, which translates into the protein MSREPTFELAGRDQNLGRSLGSFAFSFLLQGGAVVAFIVIPILAVNLPTPEGIMTFMAAAPPPPPPPPPPPPPKARRRAAPKPVLNTTPQFVAPVDIPDDLGDAGVDFGVPGGVEGGVPGGIIGGIVGGLPSGPPPPPPKAAPVRVGGEIREPTRTVYVQPIYPEIAKQARVSGVVILEAIIDPSGNVTNISVLRSIPLLDQAAMDAVRQWRYQPTLLNGVPVPIVMTVTVTFNLG